One region of Citrus sinensis cultivar Valencia sweet orange chromosome 6, DVS_A1.0, whole genome shotgun sequence genomic DNA includes:
- the LOC102622580 gene encoding receptor kinase-like protein Xa21 isoform X5: MSLGMMIRFLLLRCFTLSFIIASANTTSITTDRDALLAFKAHITHDPTNFVAKNWSTSTSVCNWTGVTCDVYNHRVTALNISLFGLTGTIPSQLGNLSSLQSLNLSHNRLSGAIPSSIFSINSLQILDLSDNQLSGSFPSSISNMSSLTFIDFSSNTLSDQLSPNICNHFPNLESLLLKNNTFNGEIPSTLSNCRQLRKLYLSLNQFTGAIPKEIGKLTRLSVLSLRDNKFQGEIPQELGNLAKLEQLWLQSNFLNGTIPSSIFKFSFLLYLDLSNNSLRGTVPKEIGNVSHLKWLYLHYNRFLGAIPKEIGNLTKLLRLSLQDNKFQGEIPHELGNLAELETLSLQNNSLTGTIPSSIFKLSSLLYLGFSNNSLRGEIPHELGNLAELETLSLQNNFLTGTIPSSIFKLSSLLYLDFSNNNLRGKLEGKVENLESLCYRWRNLKGNYFTGNGTIPKEIGNLTNLKELSLYNNRFKGTIPKEIGNFTKLKELILSNNRLEGEIPHEIGNLRDLEWLELSDNKLVGVVPATIFNLSTLKVFAVSNNSLSGSLQSSADVQLPNLEGIYLWGNNFSGTIPSFIFNASKLSTLALGDNSFFGFIPNTFGNLGNLRRFNIENNYLTSSTPELNFLSSLSNSKYLKVLELSYNPLNGILPRTSMGNLSHSLEKFVMINCNVGGAIPEEISNLTNLRMIGFSGNKLNGSIPITLGKLQKLQLLSFRDNKLEGSIPEDVCSLAELYQLHLGGNKLSRSIPTCIGNLTSLRTLSLGSNELISVIPSTLWNLEYIMNLNFSSNFLTGPLPLEIGNLKVLVGIDFSMNNFSGAIPTTIGGLAYLQYLLLGHNKLEGSIPNPIGDLISLEYLDLSNNNLSGPIPVSLEKLLYLKDLNLSFNNLEGEIPKGGSFGNFSAKSFEGNKLLCGSPNLQVPPCKTSIHHTSRKNALLLGIVLPLSIVSMIVVILLISRYRKRGKQLPNDANMPPVATWRRFSYLELFQATDGFSENNLIGRGSFGSVYKARIQDGMEVAVKVFHLQCGGVFKSFDVECEVMKSIRHRNLIKIISTCSNDDFKALVLEYMPHGSLEKCLYSSNCILDIFQRLNIMIDIAVALEYLHFGYSALVIHCDLKPSNVLLDDNMVAHLSDFGIAKLLTGEDQSKSQTQTLATIGYMAPEYGREGRVSTNGDVYSFGIMLMETFTKKKPTDKIFAGEMTLKYWVSNLLPISVMEIVDANLLSREDKHFAAKEQCVSFVFNLAMECTVESAEQRINAKEIVTRLLKIRDSLLICTRESKLN, translated from the exons ATGTCTCTCGGGATGATGATCAGATTTCTCTTACTCCGTTGCTTTACTCTTTCCTTCATTATTGCATCAGCTAACACAACTAGTATTACCACAGACCGAGATGCTCTTCTTGCCTTCAAAGCTCATATAACTCATGATCCAACCAATTTCGTAGCTAAAAATTGGAGCACGAGTACTTCTGTCTGTAATTGGACAGGAGTGACTTGTGATGTCTATAACCATAGAGTCACAGCTTtgaatatttctctttttggcCTCACAGGCACCATCCCTTCCCAGCTTGGGAATCTATCTTCTCTGCAATCACTTAATCTCAGTCATAACCGACTTTCGGGTGCCATACCTTCCTCTATCTTCAGCATAAACTCACTACAAATACTTGATCTCAGTGATAACCAACTCTCTGGTTCTTTCCCTTCTTCCATCTCCAATATGTCTTCCTTaacttttattgatttttcaagCAATACACTATCGGACCAACTCTCACCCAATATTTGTAATCATTTTCCTAATTTGGAATCCCTGCTCCTGAAAAATAACACGTTTAACGGCGAAATACCATCCACTTTATCAAACTGCAGACAGCTGCGAAAGTTATATTTATCACTCAATCAGTTCACAGGAGCTATACCGAAAGAAATCGGCAAATTGACAAGGCTTTCGGTGTTATCTCTTCGAGATAACAAATTCCAAG GAGAAATTCCGCAGGAGCTAGGAAATCTTGCAAAATTGGAGCAGTTATGGctacaatcaaatttcttaaatggAACCATTCCTTCCTCaatcttcaaattttcttttctattgtATTTGGATTTGTCAAATAATAGCTTGAGAG GTACCGTACCAAAAGAAATCGGCAACGTTTCTCATCTAAAGTGGTTATATCTTCACTACAACAGGTTCTTAG GAGCTATACCAAAAGAAATTGGCAACTTGACCAAGCTTTTGAGGTTATCTCTTCAAGATAACAAATTCCAAG gTGAAATTCCACACGAGCTAGGAAACCTTGCAGAATTGGAGACGTTATCTCTACAAAATAATTCCTTAACCGGAACCATTCCTTCCTCAATCTTCAAACTTTCGTCTCTATTGTATTTGGGTTTCTCAAACAATAGCTTGAGAG gTGAAATTCCACACGAGCTAGGAAACCTTGCAGAATTGGAGACGTTATctctacaaaataatttcttaactGGAACCATTCCTTCCTCAATCTTCAAACTTTCGTCTCTACTGTATTTGGATTTCTCAAACAATAACTTGAGAG GAAAACTTGAAGGAAAGGTAGAGAACTTGGAATCTCTATGTTACCGATGgagaaatttgaaaggaaattattttactGGAAACG GTACCATACCGAAAGAAATTGGTAACTTGACTAATCTTAAGGAGTTATCTCTTTACAATAACAGATTCAAAG GCACCATACCAAAAGAAATTGGCAACTTTACTAAGCTTAAGGAGTTAATTCTTTCCAATAACAGACTTGAAG GTGAGATACCACATGAAATCGGTAATCTCCGTGATTTGGAGTGGTTGGAGCTTTCTGATAACAAATTAGTTGGTGTTGTCCCAGCTACAATCTTCAATTTGTCAACACTCAAAGTATTTGCGGTTTCAAATAATTCTCTCTCGGGAAGTCTTCAATCAAGCGCAGATGTCCAACTTCCAAATCTTGAGGGGATTTACTTGTGGGGTAACAATTTTAGTGGCACAATTCCTAGTTTCATCTTCAATGCTTCTAAGCTCTCTACACTAGCCTTGGGAGATAACTCATTCTTCGGTTTTATTCCCAACACATTTGGCAACTTAGGAAACCTTCGGCGGTTTAATATagagaataattatttgaCGTCTTCAACTCCAGAATTGAACTTTCTATCCTCGTTGTCAAATAGCAAGTATTTAAAAGTTCTTGAGTTATCATATAATCCACTAAATGGCATTCTTCCAAGGACATCTATGGGTAATCTTTCACATTCTTTGGAAAAATTTGTCATGATCAATTGCAACGTTGGTGGCGCTATTCCTGAAGAGATTAGCAACTTAACCAACTTGAGAATGATTGGTTTTTCAGGCAATAAATTGAATGGATCAATTCCGATTACTCTCGGCAAATTACAAAAGCTTCAACTTTTGAGTTTTCGAGATAATAAATTGGAAGGATCTATCCCGGAAGATGTTTGTAGTTTGGCTGAACTGTATCAGTTGCACTTAGGTGGCAATAAGCTCTCTAGATCAATTCCTACATGCATTGGTAATCTGACTTCTCTAAGGACACTCTCGTTAGGttccaatgaattaatttctGTCATACCCTCAACTTTGTGGAACCTTGAGTACATCATGAACCTCAACTTTTCCTCAAATTTTTTGACTGGCCCACTACCATTAGAGATTGGAAATTTGAAGGTTTTGGTAGGAATAGATTTTTCgatgaataatttttcaggAGCTATCCCAACTACAATTGGAGGCCTAGCATATTTACAATATCTCCTCTTAGGACATAACAAATTGGAAGGCTCGATTCCTAATCCAATTGGTGATTTGATAAGCTTGGAATATTTGGATCTGTCCAATAATAATCTCTCTGGGCCTATTCCTGTGTCTTTAGAGAAACTCTTATATCTCAAAGATCTAAATCTTTCTTTCAACAATCTAGAAGGTGAAATTCCCAAGGGAGGATCTTTTGGAAACTTCTCGGCTAAATCATTTGAGGGAAACAAATTATTATGTGGTTCACCCAATCTACAAGTCCCACCATGTAAAACTAGCATCCACCATACATCAAGAAAAAATGCTCTTCTCCTAGGGATTGTCTTGCCATTGAGTATTGTGTCTATGATAGTAGTCATTTTGTTGATCTCTAGATATAGAAAGAGAGGAAAACAACTACCAAATGATGCTAATATGCCACCAGTGGCAACTTGGAGAAGGTTTTCATATCTAGAGCTTTTTCAAGCAACAGACGGATTTAGTGAAAACAATCTAATTGGTAGAGGAAGTTTTGGCTCTGTTTACAAAGCAAGAATTCAAGATGGGATGGAGGTTGCAGTAAAGGTTTTTCACCTGCAATGTGGAGGAGTATTTAAGAGTTTCGATGTTGAATGTGAGGTGATGAAAAGTATTCGCCATCGAAACcttatcaaaatcatcagtACTTGttcaaatgatgattttaaagCGTTGGTATTAGAATACATGCCTCATGGAAGTCTAGAAAAGTGTTTGTATTCGAGCAACTGCATTTtggatatttttcaaagattgaACATAATGATAGATATTGCAGTAGCTTTGGAATATCTGCACTTCGGTTATTCAGCTCTTGTAATTCATTGTGACTTAAAGCCTAGCAATGTATTGTTAGATGATAATATGGTTGCCCATTTGAGTGATTTTGGCATTGCAAAGCTCTTAACCGGAGAAGATCAATCTAAGAGTCAAACACAAACACTTGCCACAATAGGTTATATGGCACCAG AGTATGGAAGAGAAGGACGAGTATCCACAAATGGGGATGTTTACAGCTTTGGAATTATGTTAATGGAAACATTTACAAAGAAGAAACCTACTGATAAAATTTTTGCTGGAGAAATGACGTTAAAGTATTGGGTTAGTAATTTGTTACCCATTTCAGTCATGGAAATTGTCGATGCAAATCTACTAAGTCGGGAGGACAAACATTTTGCCGCCAAAGAACAATGTGTGTCGTTTGTCTTCAATTTGGCTATGGAGTGCACTGTAGAATCAGCAGAGCAGAGAATCAATGCAAAAGAAATTGTAACaagacttttaaaaattagagactcTTTGCTTATCTGTACAAGagaatcaaaattgaattga
- the LOC102622580 gene encoding receptor kinase-like protein Xa21 isoform X10, which produces MSLGMMIRFLLLRCFTLSFIIASANTTSITTDRDALLAFKAHITHDPTNFVAKNWSTSTSVCNWTGVTCDVYNHRVTALNISLFGLTGTIPSQLGNLSSLQSLNLSHNRLSGAIPSSIFSINSLQILDLSDNQLSGSFPSSISNMSSLTFIDFSSNTLSDQLSPNICNHFPNLESLLLKNNTFNGEIPSTLSNCRQLRKLYLSLNQFTGAIPKEIGKLTRLSVLSLRDNKFQGEIPHELGNLAELETLSLQNNSLTGTIPSSIFKLSSLLYLDFSNNNLRGEIPHELGNLAELETLSLQNNSLTGTIPSSIFKLSSLLYLGFSNNSLRGEIPHELGNLAELETLSLQNNFLTGTIPSSIFKLSSLLYLDFSNNNLRGKLEGKVENLESLCYRWRNLKGNYFTGNGTIPKEIGNLTNLKELSLYNNRFKGTIPKEIGNFTKLKELILSNNRLEGEIPHEIGNLRDLEWLELSDNKLVGVVPATIFNLSTLKVFAVSNNSLSGSLQSSADVQLPNLEGIYLWGNNFSGTIPSFIFNASKLSTLALGDNSFFGFIPNTFGNLGNLRRFNIENNYLTSSTPELNFLSSLSNSKYLKVLELSYNPLNGILPRTSMGNLSHSLEKFVMINCNVGGAIPEEISNLTNLRMIGFSGNKLNGSIPITLGKLQKLQLLSFRDNKLEGSIPEDVCSLAELYQLHLGGNKLSRSIPTCIGNLTSLRTLSLGSNELISVIPSTLWNLEYIMNLNFSSNFLTGPLPLEIGNLKVLVGIDFSMNNFSGAIPTTIGGLAYLQYLLLGHNKLEGSIPNPIGDLISLEYLDLSNNNLSGPIPVSLEKLLYLKDLNLSFNNLEGEIPKGGSFGNFSAKSFEGNKLLCGSPNLQVPPCKTSIHHTSRKNALLLGIVLPLSIVSMIVVILLISRYRKRGKQLPNDANMPPVATWRRFSYLELFQATDGFSENNLIGRGSFGSVYKARIQDGMEVAVKVFHLQCGGVFKSFDVECEVMKSIRHRNLIKIISTCSNDDFKALVLEYMPHGSLEKCLYSSNCILDIFQRLNIMIDIAVALEYLHFGYSALVIHCDLKPSNVLLDDNMVAHLSDFGIAKLLTGEDQSKSQTQTLATIGYMAPEYGREGRVSTNGDVYSFGIMLMETFTKKKPTDKIFAGEMTLKYWVSNLLPISVMEIVDANLLSREDKHFAAKEQCVSFVFNLAMECTVESAEQRINAKEIVTRLLKIRDSLLICTRESKLN; this is translated from the exons ATGTCTCTCGGGATGATGATCAGATTTCTCTTACTCCGTTGCTTTACTCTTTCCTTCATTATTGCATCAGCTAACACAACTAGTATTACCACAGACCGAGATGCTCTTCTTGCCTTCAAAGCTCATATAACTCATGATCCAACCAATTTCGTAGCTAAAAATTGGAGCACGAGTACTTCTGTCTGTAATTGGACAGGAGTGACTTGTGATGTCTATAACCATAGAGTCACAGCTTtgaatatttctctttttggcCTCACAGGCACCATCCCTTCCCAGCTTGGGAATCTATCTTCTCTGCAATCACTTAATCTCAGTCATAACCGACTTTCGGGTGCCATACCTTCCTCTATCTTCAGCATAAACTCACTACAAATACTTGATCTCAGTGATAACCAACTCTCTGGTTCTTTCCCTTCTTCCATCTCCAATATGTCTTCCTTaacttttattgatttttcaagCAATACACTATCGGACCAACTCTCACCCAATATTTGTAATCATTTTCCTAATTTGGAATCCCTGCTCCTGAAAAATAACACGTTTAACGGCGAAATACCATCCACTTTATCAAACTGCAGACAGCTGCGAAAGTTATATTTATCACTCAATCAGTTCACAGGAGCTATACCGAAAGAAATCGGCAAATTGACAAGGCTTTCGGTGTTATCTCTTCGAGATAACAAATTCCAAG gTGAAATTCCACACGAGCTAGGAAACCTTGCAGAATTGGAGACGTTATCTCTACAAAATAATTCCTTAACTGGAACCATTCCCTCCTCAATCTTCAAACTTTCGTCTCTACTGTATTTGGATTTCTCAAACAATAACTTGAGAG gTGAAATTCCACACGAGCTAGGAAACCTTGCAGAATTGGAGACGTTATCTCTACAAAATAATTCCTTAACCGGAACCATTCCTTCCTCAATCTTCAAACTTTCGTCTCTATTGTATTTGGGTTTCTCAAACAATAGCTTGAGAG gTGAAATTCCACACGAGCTAGGAAACCTTGCAGAATTGGAGACGTTATctctacaaaataatttcttaactGGAACCATTCCTTCCTCAATCTTCAAACTTTCGTCTCTACTGTATTTGGATTTCTCAAACAATAACTTGAGAG GAAAACTTGAAGGAAAGGTAGAGAACTTGGAATCTCTATGTTACCGATGgagaaatttgaaaggaaattattttactGGAAACG GTACCATACCGAAAGAAATTGGTAACTTGACTAATCTTAAGGAGTTATCTCTTTACAATAACAGATTCAAAG GCACCATACCAAAAGAAATTGGCAACTTTACTAAGCTTAAGGAGTTAATTCTTTCCAATAACAGACTTGAAG GTGAGATACCACATGAAATCGGTAATCTCCGTGATTTGGAGTGGTTGGAGCTTTCTGATAACAAATTAGTTGGTGTTGTCCCAGCTACAATCTTCAATTTGTCAACACTCAAAGTATTTGCGGTTTCAAATAATTCTCTCTCGGGAAGTCTTCAATCAAGCGCAGATGTCCAACTTCCAAATCTTGAGGGGATTTACTTGTGGGGTAACAATTTTAGTGGCACAATTCCTAGTTTCATCTTCAATGCTTCTAAGCTCTCTACACTAGCCTTGGGAGATAACTCATTCTTCGGTTTTATTCCCAACACATTTGGCAACTTAGGAAACCTTCGGCGGTTTAATATagagaataattatttgaCGTCTTCAACTCCAGAATTGAACTTTCTATCCTCGTTGTCAAATAGCAAGTATTTAAAAGTTCTTGAGTTATCATATAATCCACTAAATGGCATTCTTCCAAGGACATCTATGGGTAATCTTTCACATTCTTTGGAAAAATTTGTCATGATCAATTGCAACGTTGGTGGCGCTATTCCTGAAGAGATTAGCAACTTAACCAACTTGAGAATGATTGGTTTTTCAGGCAATAAATTGAATGGATCAATTCCGATTACTCTCGGCAAATTACAAAAGCTTCAACTTTTGAGTTTTCGAGATAATAAATTGGAAGGATCTATCCCGGAAGATGTTTGTAGTTTGGCTGAACTGTATCAGTTGCACTTAGGTGGCAATAAGCTCTCTAGATCAATTCCTACATGCATTGGTAATCTGACTTCTCTAAGGACACTCTCGTTAGGttccaatgaattaatttctGTCATACCCTCAACTTTGTGGAACCTTGAGTACATCATGAACCTCAACTTTTCCTCAAATTTTTTGACTGGCCCACTACCATTAGAGATTGGAAATTTGAAGGTTTTGGTAGGAATAGATTTTTCgatgaataatttttcaggAGCTATCCCAACTACAATTGGAGGCCTAGCATATTTACAATATCTCCTCTTAGGACATAACAAATTGGAAGGCTCGATTCCTAATCCAATTGGTGATTTGATAAGCTTGGAATATTTGGATCTGTCCAATAATAATCTCTCTGGGCCTATTCCTGTGTCTTTAGAGAAACTCTTATATCTCAAAGATCTAAATCTTTCTTTCAACAATCTAGAAGGTGAAATTCCCAAGGGAGGATCTTTTGGAAACTTCTCGGCTAAATCATTTGAGGGAAACAAATTATTATGTGGTTCACCCAATCTACAAGTCCCACCATGTAAAACTAGCATCCACCATACATCAAGAAAAAATGCTCTTCTCCTAGGGATTGTCTTGCCATTGAGTATTGTGTCTATGATAGTAGTCATTTTGTTGATCTCTAGATATAGAAAGAGAGGAAAACAACTACCAAATGATGCTAATATGCCACCAGTGGCAACTTGGAGAAGGTTTTCATATCTAGAGCTTTTTCAAGCAACAGACGGATTTAGTGAAAACAATCTAATTGGTAGAGGAAGTTTTGGCTCTGTTTACAAAGCAAGAATTCAAGATGGGATGGAGGTTGCAGTAAAGGTTTTTCACCTGCAATGTGGAGGAGTATTTAAGAGTTTCGATGTTGAATGTGAGGTGATGAAAAGTATTCGCCATCGAAACcttatcaaaatcatcagtACTTGttcaaatgatgattttaaagCGTTGGTATTAGAATACATGCCTCATGGAAGTCTAGAAAAGTGTTTGTATTCGAGCAACTGCATTTtggatatttttcaaagattgaACATAATGATAGATATTGCAGTAGCTTTGGAATATCTGCACTTCGGTTATTCAGCTCTTGTAATTCATTGTGACTTAAAGCCTAGCAATGTATTGTTAGATGATAATATGGTTGCCCATTTGAGTGATTTTGGCATTGCAAAGCTCTTAACCGGAGAAGATCAATCTAAGAGTCAAACACAAACACTTGCCACAATAGGTTATATGGCACCAG AGTATGGAAGAGAAGGACGAGTATCCACAAATGGGGATGTTTACAGCTTTGGAATTATGTTAATGGAAACATTTACAAAGAAGAAACCTACTGATAAAATTTTTGCTGGAGAAATGACGTTAAAGTATTGGGTTAGTAATTTGTTACCCATTTCAGTCATGGAAATTGTCGATGCAAATCTACTAAGTCGGGAGGACAAACATTTTGCCGCCAAAGAACAATGTGTGTCGTTTGTCTTCAATTTGGCTATGGAGTGCACTGTAGAATCAGCAGAGCAGAGAATCAATGCAAAAGAAATTGTAACaagacttttaaaaattagagactcTTTGCTTATCTGTACAAGagaatcaaaattgaattga